One genomic window of Bactrocera dorsalis isolate Fly_Bdor chromosome 4, ASM2337382v1, whole genome shotgun sequence includes the following:
- the LOC105221770 gene encoding E3 ubiquitin-protein ligase TRAIP, producing the protein MPGLSCVICSEVYRSSDVICSTSCGHVFHFQCLQQWQSRETSCPQCRFRNPQTHKLYIDFDETATDIKLNETKAQLDLTEKSRSELQLQLDVTESNISGIQILLSQAEDKILDLEYKNDYLKAQNDSREQAIAKAAEESEDFLVKIASLEDNFKEVLLEKEKLALEMEKRVSECTILKDANNKLETLVKRNENFLSNTRKQYEAVESALKVKVEQLKDELITKSALIQQLENRIREIGSNKQNSQQYSDQREIQRHNTTEIIIQKLKLEKELEQTLDKIVELENNHIRDIEFLNLEIDSLKADNERKDNEIANRKEEHAKMMTRLTSLGSKATEMALRKRIELLNTKLEETRSELESSLKNSAELNRVISKIKAESKVVEGANSSVVKYSSAIQPQNTTASSTNQIAEKCEENTSVVIRGVCDSDIKNPLADTVLMLTEIMNLPCTAADIKDVFKLNNTFKLRNNIQKDKTTLVVAFTTLNMKIKFLENKSKLRNKALVVSAFVDNETNKLFHYAKSLKSLGYHVFCKNNSVFARVGDNSQILKINSKLEVDNITKNSNQQISEKHKMSLTGAKHKSVIHKKKEDENAQLSAEECDEEFYRK; encoded by the coding sequence ggaGACAAGCTGCCCACAATGTAGATTTCGCAATCCACAGACCCATAAGTTATACATCGATTTCGACGAAACTGCAActgatataaaattaaatgaaaccaAGGCGCAATTAGATTTAACCGAGAAATCAAGAAGTGAACTACAATTACAACTAGATGTGACTGAAAGCAATATTTCTGGTATTCAAATACTTCTTTCTCAGGCAGAGGACAAAATATTGGATCTCGAATACAAAAATGATTATTTGAAAGCCCAAAACGATAGCAGAGAGCAAGCAATTGCAAAAGCTGCGGAAGAATCTGAAGACTTCTTGGTTAAAATAGCTAGTTTGGAGGACAATTTTaaagaagttctattagaaaaagaaaaattagcaTTAGAAATGGAAAAAAGAGTTTCAGAATGTACAATTTTAAAAGATGCAAATAATAAACTGGAGACGTTGGTTAAACGTAATGAAAACTTTCTTAGCAACACTCGCAAACAGTATGAAGCAGTAGAAAGCGCACTTAAAGTAAAAGTAGAGCAGTTAAAAGACGAACTGATTACCAAAAGTGCATTAATACAACAGCTAGAGAATAGAATAAGAGAGATCGGAAGTAATAAGCAGAATTCCCAACAATATTCAGATCAGCGAGAAATCCAACGACACAATACTACTgaaataattatacaaaaactaaaattggaAAAAGAATTAGAACAAACTTTAGACAAAATTGTCGAGTTGGAAAACAACCACATCAGAGATATAgagtttttaaatttggaaattgATAGTTTAAAAGCAGATAATGAGAGAAAGGATAACGAGATTGCAAATAGAAAAGAAGAGCATGCGAAGATGATGACCAGACTTACTTCACTGGGCTCAAAAGCAACAGAAATGGCCCTTCGTAAGCGAATTGAACTTTTAAATACTAAATTAGAAGAGACGCGTAGTGAACTCGAGAGCTCACTTAAAAATTCTGCTGAATTGAACCGCGTTATCTCAAAGATAAAAGCCGAGAGTAAAGTTGTAGAGGGTGCTAACTCCAGTGTGGTAAAGTATTCTTCTGCAATCCAACCCCAAAACACCACTGCCTCCTCAACGAACCAAATCGCAGAGAAGTGTGAAGAAAATACAAGTGTTGTTATTAGAGGTGTTTGTGACAGCGATATTAAAAATCCCTTGGCTGATACAGTGCTAATGCTTACAGAGATTATGAATTTGCCGTGCACGGCTGCAGATATTAAAGATGTATTCAAACTCAATAACACATTTAAATTGAGAAATAATATACAGAAAGATAAAACAACTTTAGTTGTAGCTTTCACAACTCTtaacatgaaaataaaatttttggagaaCAAATCAAAGTTAAGAAACAAAGCTCTAGTAGTTTCAGCATTCGTTGACAATGAAACAAACAAACTTTTTCATtatgcaaaatcattaaaatcctTGGGTTACcatgttttttgtaaaaataattctgTATTTGCCAGAGTCGGGGACAattctcaaatattaaaaattaacagtaAATTAGAAGTTGACaatattaccaaaaattcaaatcagCAAATAAGCGAGAAACATAAAATGTCATTAACGGGAGCTAAACATAAAAGTGTAATACATAAAAAGAAAGAAGATGAAAATGCACAACTCTCTGCTGAAGAATGTGATGAAGAATTTTACCGCAAATGA